Proteins co-encoded in one Ooceraea biroi isolate clonal line C1 chromosome 9, Obir_v5.4, whole genome shotgun sequence genomic window:
- the LOC105283103 gene encoding uncharacterized protein LOC105283103 isoform X1, which translates to MLIYDVLHKEKVYHIVANDLRNLGVKYRFKKSMLKSERPESCKHVSKRVFKTPLFYQALDIVNLSSGGTVHVPVFVVQASTFLGKYIAQEGLFRKAGSHARQKELMSRLDNGGSLGEKSHAIDVANCLKSFFRNLPEPLIPYPYHDLFVHCALLKNCRIQALLLACVLLPPYHLNTLAFFMEFLKKVSMYEKQNKMSIENLAKVIGPNIMPLQDTSMSAVQNRLQMHLSIIKILIENSENIGILPSHIAQSISVETSGSTDNGFDSFQLRGKSKKKKHRSGSLTRMFNGLKKMVGKGMDDVPTISHQQPPVQLNVSSNKFTKKRKVIEREHPSSIKKKRMADKLDKSKKLRLSLDKFVPKNKQKNTDADLSDSSANNYKLCNERRWSSVSNSFDARKIRKCSDGILHFGSMKYESPNNNFQQEFEDVFTDATVDLSDDGGEWEDLLVKVKNHRRSGEPWHKINASTNSRKLNGADESDNVCLLMPEEKKTDFEEFNASLPHVDGVSLSSEDQCEEDYVRIPKSEYEDIKNRVSAIESRISQEFKSIYDEKNDITTHLVNKVQTAYEKTLEEASIESTLTSDYLAKKLSKELKIRRSAEQKIIRSPSARKIGILRRRSQEKVASKRVRRTASWHISPDFNLQHRIQLERQVNVCPVEKQSIFSSKYFEEQTYSAERYNNVTPNQMNALISRSEQRKISNNSNDMNLGLKDPCLTNNRTSTFVRRASSFHGKDFVDNSSYFDKKLDDSKKSNSYQNIALNNDYSQKDDTVSECLKEVSWKDADKYLKSATRTNTPVPQTGRASVAKLRAQNAGMVLAQARLFDECTSKASEFAHDNVSRKKHCRDNVNKRSPNIAREMDANGERFKQSHKRTQASRKQSNKDLKSTNCHATLSPSLQMKTQTADDVSLKPLEERTDYRSAQKLELQNRKLSTKDPSLRQTFAKDRAINVTESHRKENTVAKTWPLKVPISAMLESSSTSPYKPDVSRTPHIKRPLTVKTPKSSKLVRRPPVDTRRTPLRATAQLGTPKHQSPKSILKTRNLSMHT; encoded by the exons ATGTTGATCTACGATGTGTTGCATAAAGAGAAGGTGTATCATATTGTCGCCAACGATCTCAGGAACTTGGGCGTCAAGTATCGCTTCAAGAAGAGCATGCTTAAGAGCGAGAGGCCCGAGTCGTGTAAGCACGTCTCCAAGAGAGTCTTCAAGACACCCCTATTTTACCAAGCCCTGGACATTGTGAATTTATCGTCGGGTGGTACAGTCCACGTCCCCGTGTTCGTGGTCCAAGCGTCGACCTTCCTAGGGAAGTACATCGCGCAGGAAGGCCTCTTCAGGAAGGCTGGCTCTCACGCGCGACAAAAAGAACTGATGTCTCGTCTGGACAACGGCGGCAGCTTGGGAGAAAAGAGTCACGCAATCGACGTTGCCAACTGCTTGAAATCTTTCTTCCGTAACTTGCCGGAGCCGTTGATTCCGTATCCATATCATGATCTGTTTGTGCACTGCGCGCTCTTAAAGAATTGTCGAATACAGGCATTGTTGTTGGCGTGCGTACTGTTACCGCCGTATCACTTGAACACCTTGGCCTTTTTTATGGAATTCCTGAAGAAGGTCTCCATGTACGAGAAGCAGAACAAGATGAGTATTGAAAACTTGGCGAAAGTTATCGGCCCGAACATCATGCCTCTACAAGATACGTCCATGTCAGCTGTGCAGAATAGATTGCAAATGCATTTATCCATTATCAAG ATTCTAATCGAGAATTCAGAGAACATTGGTATTCTACCGTCTCACATTGCGCAAAGTATTTCCGTCGAAACGAGTGGTAGCACGGACAACGGATTCGATTCATTTCAACTACGTGGAAAAtccaaaaaaaagaagcatcGTAGTGGAAGTCTTACGC GAATGTTCAATGGCTTAAAGAAAATGGTTGGAAAAGGTATGGATGATGTACCTACCATCAGCCATCAACAGCCTCCTGTGCAGTTAAACGTGTCTTCAAACAAATTTACCAAGAAACGGAAAGTAATCGAGAGAGAGCATCCCTCGAGtataaagaaaaa GCGAATGGCTGATAAACTGGACAAGTCAAAGAAATTGAGACTGAGTTTGGATAAATTTGTACCAAAGAATAAACAA aagaACACGGATGCTGATTTATCAGACTCGTCTGCGAATAATTACAAGCTGTGTAACGAAAGACGTTGGAGTTCAGTAAGCAATTCTTTTGATGCACGTAAAATACGTAAATGTAGCGATGGGATATTGCATTTCGGATCAATGAAATATGAATCGCCAAATAATAACTTTCAGCAAGAATTTGAGGACGTGTTTACCGACGCCACTGTAGATTTATCAGATGACGGTGGCGAGTGGGAGGACCTGCTGGTGAAAGTAAAAAATCATCGCAGAAGCGGCGAGCCATGGCATAAAATTAATGCGAGCACAAATTCGAGGAAATTGAACGGCGCGGACGAAAGCGATAACGTGTGCCTGCTGATGCCTGAGGAGAAGAAGACCGATTTCGAAGAATTTAATGCATCCCTGCCCCATGTCGATGGAGTGTCTTTATCAAGCGAAGATCAATGCGAAGAGGATTATGTTAGAATTCCAAAAAGCGAATATGAAGATATAAAGAATCGAGTTTCTGCAATCGAATCGCGTATTTCGCAGGAATTTAAGTCTATATACGACGAAAAGAACGATATAACTACACATTTGGTGAATAAAGTGCAAACAGCGTACGAGAAGACGCTAGAAGAGGCCAGTATCGAAAGTACCCTGACAAGCGATTATTTAGCGAAGAAACTGAGCAAGGAATTAAAGATCAGAAGGTCAGCAGAACAGAAGATAATAAGGTCCCCAAGTGCAAGAAAAATTGGAATATTAAGGAGACGTTCGCAAGAGAAGGTCGCAAG caAACGCGTTAGGCGAACTGCCTCGTGGCATATTTCACCAGACTTCAACTTACAACATCGCATTCAACTCGAAAGACAAGTAAATGTTTGTCCCGTAGAAAAGCAATCAATCTTTTCTAGCAAATATTTCGAGGAGCAGACCTACTCTGCAGAAAGGTATAATAATGTTACTCCCAATCAAATGAATGCGTTGATTTCACGTTCGGAACAACGTAAAATCTCAAACAACAGCAATGACATGAATCTTGGACTTAAAGATCCATGTTTAACGAATAATCGTACGAGCACATTTGTACGTAGAGCGTCATCTTTCCACGGAAAAGACTTTGTAGACAATTCGTCCTACTTTGATAAAAAACTCGATGACTCGAAGAAGAGCAACAGTTATCAGAATATAGCGTTAAATAATGATTACTCACAGAAGGATGACACCGTTTCCGAGTGCTTAAAAGAAGTATCTTGGAAGGATgcggataaatatttaaaatcagCGACTCGAACGAACACGCCAGTTCCGCAAACTGGTAGAGCGTCGGTCGCAAAACTTCGAGCACAGAATGCTGGTATGGTGCTAGCGCAAGCGAGATTGTTTGACGAATGTACAAGCAAGGCGTCCGAGTTTGCGCACGACAACGTATCGAGAAAGAAGCATTGTCGTGATAACGTGAATAAACGTTCACCGAATATAGCTAGAGAAATGGACGCGAACGGTGAACGCTTCAAGCAGTCTCACAAGCGAACGCAAGCCTCGCGAAAGCAATCCAATAAGGATCTGAAAAGTACAAATTGTCACGCAACGCTGTCTCCATCGCTACAAATGAAGACGCAGACAGCAGACGACGTGTCATTAAAACCACTTGAAGAACGAACGGATTACCGTTCCGCACAAAAATTGGAGTTACAAAATCGGAAGCTCTCGACCAAGGATCCAAGTTTACGTCAAACTTTCGCGAAAGACAGAGCGATCAATGTCACGGAGAGTCATCGGAAGGAAAATACTGTTGCGAAAACTTGGCCGCTAAAAGTGCCTATCAGCGCGATGCTGGAAAGTTCAAGCACGTCTCCTTACAAACCAGACGTCAGCAGAACGCCACACATCAAGCGACCGTTGACAGTAAAGACCCCAAAAAGTTCCAAGCTAGTGCGTAGACCACCGGTTGACACGCGTAGAACACCACTGAGAGCTACGGCGCAGTTGGGAACCCCGAAGCATCAAAGTCCTAAAAGTATCTTGAAAACGAGAAATCTCAGTATGCACACTTGA
- the LOC105283103 gene encoding uncharacterized protein LOC105283103 isoform X3, with protein MLIYDVLHKEKVYHIVANDLRNLGVKYRFKKSMLKSERPESCKHVSKRVFKTPLFYQALDIVNLSSGGTVHVPVFVVQASTFLGKYIAQEGLFRKAGSHARQKELMSRLDNGGSLGEKSHAIDVANCLKSFFRNLPEPLIPYPYHDLFVHCALLKNCRIQALLLACVLLPPYHLNTLAFFMEFLKKVSMYEKQNKMSIENLAKVIGPNIMPLQDTSMSAVQNRLQMHLSIIKILIENSENIGILPSHIAQSISVETSGSTDNGFDSFQLRGKSKKKKHRSGSLTRMFNGLKKMVGKGMDDVPTISHQQPPVQLNVSSNKFTKKRKVIEREHPSSIKKKRMADKLDKSKKLRLSLDKFVPKNKQKNTDADLSDSSANNYKLCNERRWSSQEFEDVFTDATVDLSDDGGEWEDLLVKVKNHRRSGEPWHKINASTNSRKLNGADESDNVCLLMPEEKKTDFEEFNASLPHVDGVSLSSEDQCEEDYVRIPKSEYEDIKNRVSAIESRISQEFKSIYDEKNDITTHLVNKVQTAYEKTLEEASIESTLTSDYLAKKLSKELKIRRSAEQKIIRSPSARKIGILRRRSQEKVASKRVRRTASWHISPDFNLQHRIQLERQVNVCPVEKQSIFSSKYFEEQTYSAERYNNVTPNQMNALISRSEQRKISNNSNDMNLGLKDPCLTNNRTSTFVRRASSFHGKDFVDNSSYFDKKLDDSKKSNSYQNIALNNDYSQKDDTVSECLKEVSWKDADKYLKSATRTNTPVPQTGRASVAKLRAQNAGMVLAQARLFDECTSKASEFAHDNVSRKKHCRDNVNKRSPNIAREMDANGERFKQSHKRTQASRKQSNKDLKSTNCHATLSPSLQMKTQTADDVSLKPLEERTDYRSAQKLELQNRKLSTKDPSLRQTFAKDRAINVTESHRKENTVAKTWPLKVPISAMLESSSTSPYKPDVSRTPHIKRPLTVKTPKSSKLVRRPPVDTRRTPLRATAQLGTPKHQSPKSILKTRNLSMHT; from the exons ATGTTGATCTACGATGTGTTGCATAAAGAGAAGGTGTATCATATTGTCGCCAACGATCTCAGGAACTTGGGCGTCAAGTATCGCTTCAAGAAGAGCATGCTTAAGAGCGAGAGGCCCGAGTCGTGTAAGCACGTCTCCAAGAGAGTCTTCAAGACACCCCTATTTTACCAAGCCCTGGACATTGTGAATTTATCGTCGGGTGGTACAGTCCACGTCCCCGTGTTCGTGGTCCAAGCGTCGACCTTCCTAGGGAAGTACATCGCGCAGGAAGGCCTCTTCAGGAAGGCTGGCTCTCACGCGCGACAAAAAGAACTGATGTCTCGTCTGGACAACGGCGGCAGCTTGGGAGAAAAGAGTCACGCAATCGACGTTGCCAACTGCTTGAAATCTTTCTTCCGTAACTTGCCGGAGCCGTTGATTCCGTATCCATATCATGATCTGTTTGTGCACTGCGCGCTCTTAAAGAATTGTCGAATACAGGCATTGTTGTTGGCGTGCGTACTGTTACCGCCGTATCACTTGAACACCTTGGCCTTTTTTATGGAATTCCTGAAGAAGGTCTCCATGTACGAGAAGCAGAACAAGATGAGTATTGAAAACTTGGCGAAAGTTATCGGCCCGAACATCATGCCTCTACAAGATACGTCCATGTCAGCTGTGCAGAATAGATTGCAAATGCATTTATCCATTATCAAG ATTCTAATCGAGAATTCAGAGAACATTGGTATTCTACCGTCTCACATTGCGCAAAGTATTTCCGTCGAAACGAGTGGTAGCACGGACAACGGATTCGATTCATTTCAACTACGTGGAAAAtccaaaaaaaagaagcatcGTAGTGGAAGTCTTACGC GAATGTTCAATGGCTTAAAGAAAATGGTTGGAAAAGGTATGGATGATGTACCTACCATCAGCCATCAACAGCCTCCTGTGCAGTTAAACGTGTCTTCAAACAAATTTACCAAGAAACGGAAAGTAATCGAGAGAGAGCATCCCTCGAGtataaagaaaaa GCGAATGGCTGATAAACTGGACAAGTCAAAGAAATTGAGACTGAGTTTGGATAAATTTGTACCAAAGAATAAACAA aagaACACGGATGCTGATTTATCAGACTCGTCTGCGAATAATTACAAGCTGTGTAACGAAAGACGTTGGAGTTCA CAAGAATTTGAGGACGTGTTTACCGACGCCACTGTAGATTTATCAGATGACGGTGGCGAGTGGGAGGACCTGCTGGTGAAAGTAAAAAATCATCGCAGAAGCGGCGAGCCATGGCATAAAATTAATGCGAGCACAAATTCGAGGAAATTGAACGGCGCGGACGAAAGCGATAACGTGTGCCTGCTGATGCCTGAGGAGAAGAAGACCGATTTCGAAGAATTTAATGCATCCCTGCCCCATGTCGATGGAGTGTCTTTATCAAGCGAAGATCAATGCGAAGAGGATTATGTTAGAATTCCAAAAAGCGAATATGAAGATATAAAGAATCGAGTTTCTGCAATCGAATCGCGTATTTCGCAGGAATTTAAGTCTATATACGACGAAAAGAACGATATAACTACACATTTGGTGAATAAAGTGCAAACAGCGTACGAGAAGACGCTAGAAGAGGCCAGTATCGAAAGTACCCTGACAAGCGATTATTTAGCGAAGAAACTGAGCAAGGAATTAAAGATCAGAAGGTCAGCAGAACAGAAGATAATAAGGTCCCCAAGTGCAAGAAAAATTGGAATATTAAGGAGACGTTCGCAAGAGAAGGTCGCAAG caAACGCGTTAGGCGAACTGCCTCGTGGCATATTTCACCAGACTTCAACTTACAACATCGCATTCAACTCGAAAGACAAGTAAATGTTTGTCCCGTAGAAAAGCAATCAATCTTTTCTAGCAAATATTTCGAGGAGCAGACCTACTCTGCAGAAAGGTATAATAATGTTACTCCCAATCAAATGAATGCGTTGATTTCACGTTCGGAACAACGTAAAATCTCAAACAACAGCAATGACATGAATCTTGGACTTAAAGATCCATGTTTAACGAATAATCGTACGAGCACATTTGTACGTAGAGCGTCATCTTTCCACGGAAAAGACTTTGTAGACAATTCGTCCTACTTTGATAAAAAACTCGATGACTCGAAGAAGAGCAACAGTTATCAGAATATAGCGTTAAATAATGATTACTCACAGAAGGATGACACCGTTTCCGAGTGCTTAAAAGAAGTATCTTGGAAGGATgcggataaatatttaaaatcagCGACTCGAACGAACACGCCAGTTCCGCAAACTGGTAGAGCGTCGGTCGCAAAACTTCGAGCACAGAATGCTGGTATGGTGCTAGCGCAAGCGAGATTGTTTGACGAATGTACAAGCAAGGCGTCCGAGTTTGCGCACGACAACGTATCGAGAAAGAAGCATTGTCGTGATAACGTGAATAAACGTTCACCGAATATAGCTAGAGAAATGGACGCGAACGGTGAACGCTTCAAGCAGTCTCACAAGCGAACGCAAGCCTCGCGAAAGCAATCCAATAAGGATCTGAAAAGTACAAATTGTCACGCAACGCTGTCTCCATCGCTACAAATGAAGACGCAGACAGCAGACGACGTGTCATTAAAACCACTTGAAGAACGAACGGATTACCGTTCCGCACAAAAATTGGAGTTACAAAATCGGAAGCTCTCGACCAAGGATCCAAGTTTACGTCAAACTTTCGCGAAAGACAGAGCGATCAATGTCACGGAGAGTCATCGGAAGGAAAATACTGTTGCGAAAACTTGGCCGCTAAAAGTGCCTATCAGCGCGATGCTGGAAAGTTCAAGCACGTCTCCTTACAAACCAGACGTCAGCAGAACGCCACACATCAAGCGACCGTTGACAGTAAAGACCCCAAAAAGTTCCAAGCTAGTGCGTAGACCACCGGTTGACACGCGTAGAACACCACTGAGAGCTACGGCGCAGTTGGGAACCCCGAAGCATCAAAGTCCTAAAAGTATCTTGAAAACGAGAAATCTCAGTATGCACACTTGA
- the LOC105283103 gene encoding uncharacterized protein LOC105283103 isoform X2, with product MLIYDVLHKEKVYHIVANDLRNLGVKYRFKKSMLKSERPESCKHVSKRVFKTPLFYQALDIVNLSSGGTVHVPVFVVQASTFLGKYIAQEGLFRKAGSHARQKELMSRLDNGGSLGEKSHAIDVANCLKSFFRNLPEPLIPYPYHDLFVHCALLKNCRIQALLLACVLLPPYHLNTLAFFMEFLKKVSMYEKQNKMSIENLAKVIGPNIMPLQDTSMSAVQNRLQMHLSIIKILIENSENIGILPSHIAQSISVETSGSTDNGFDSFQLRGKSKKKKHRSGSLTRMFNGLKKMVGKGMDDVPTISHQQPPVQLNVSSNKFTKKRKVIEREHPSSIKKKRMADKLDKSKKLRLSLDKFVPKNKQNTDADLSDSSANNYKLCNERRWSSVSNSFDARKIRKCSDGILHFGSMKYESPNNNFQQEFEDVFTDATVDLSDDGGEWEDLLVKVKNHRRSGEPWHKINASTNSRKLNGADESDNVCLLMPEEKKTDFEEFNASLPHVDGVSLSSEDQCEEDYVRIPKSEYEDIKNRVSAIESRISQEFKSIYDEKNDITTHLVNKVQTAYEKTLEEASIESTLTSDYLAKKLSKELKIRRSAEQKIIRSPSARKIGILRRRSQEKVASKRVRRTASWHISPDFNLQHRIQLERQVNVCPVEKQSIFSSKYFEEQTYSAERYNNVTPNQMNALISRSEQRKISNNSNDMNLGLKDPCLTNNRTSTFVRRASSFHGKDFVDNSSYFDKKLDDSKKSNSYQNIALNNDYSQKDDTVSECLKEVSWKDADKYLKSATRTNTPVPQTGRASVAKLRAQNAGMVLAQARLFDECTSKASEFAHDNVSRKKHCRDNVNKRSPNIAREMDANGERFKQSHKRTQASRKQSNKDLKSTNCHATLSPSLQMKTQTADDVSLKPLEERTDYRSAQKLELQNRKLSTKDPSLRQTFAKDRAINVTESHRKENTVAKTWPLKVPISAMLESSSTSPYKPDVSRTPHIKRPLTVKTPKSSKLVRRPPVDTRRTPLRATAQLGTPKHQSPKSILKTRNLSMHT from the exons ATGTTGATCTACGATGTGTTGCATAAAGAGAAGGTGTATCATATTGTCGCCAACGATCTCAGGAACTTGGGCGTCAAGTATCGCTTCAAGAAGAGCATGCTTAAGAGCGAGAGGCCCGAGTCGTGTAAGCACGTCTCCAAGAGAGTCTTCAAGACACCCCTATTTTACCAAGCCCTGGACATTGTGAATTTATCGTCGGGTGGTACAGTCCACGTCCCCGTGTTCGTGGTCCAAGCGTCGACCTTCCTAGGGAAGTACATCGCGCAGGAAGGCCTCTTCAGGAAGGCTGGCTCTCACGCGCGACAAAAAGAACTGATGTCTCGTCTGGACAACGGCGGCAGCTTGGGAGAAAAGAGTCACGCAATCGACGTTGCCAACTGCTTGAAATCTTTCTTCCGTAACTTGCCGGAGCCGTTGATTCCGTATCCATATCATGATCTGTTTGTGCACTGCGCGCTCTTAAAGAATTGTCGAATACAGGCATTGTTGTTGGCGTGCGTACTGTTACCGCCGTATCACTTGAACACCTTGGCCTTTTTTATGGAATTCCTGAAGAAGGTCTCCATGTACGAGAAGCAGAACAAGATGAGTATTGAAAACTTGGCGAAAGTTATCGGCCCGAACATCATGCCTCTACAAGATACGTCCATGTCAGCTGTGCAGAATAGATTGCAAATGCATTTATCCATTATCAAG ATTCTAATCGAGAATTCAGAGAACATTGGTATTCTACCGTCTCACATTGCGCAAAGTATTTCCGTCGAAACGAGTGGTAGCACGGACAACGGATTCGATTCATTTCAACTACGTGGAAAAtccaaaaaaaagaagcatcGTAGTGGAAGTCTTACGC GAATGTTCAATGGCTTAAAGAAAATGGTTGGAAAAGGTATGGATGATGTACCTACCATCAGCCATCAACAGCCTCCTGTGCAGTTAAACGTGTCTTCAAACAAATTTACCAAGAAACGGAAAGTAATCGAGAGAGAGCATCCCTCGAGtataaagaaaaa GCGAATGGCTGATAAACTGGACAAGTCAAAGAAATTGAGACTGAGTTTGGATAAATTTGTACCAAAGAATAAACAA aACACGGATGCTGATTTATCAGACTCGTCTGCGAATAATTACAAGCTGTGTAACGAAAGACGTTGGAGTTCAGTAAGCAATTCTTTTGATGCACGTAAAATACGTAAATGTAGCGATGGGATATTGCATTTCGGATCAATGAAATATGAATCGCCAAATAATAACTTTCAGCAAGAATTTGAGGACGTGTTTACCGACGCCACTGTAGATTTATCAGATGACGGTGGCGAGTGGGAGGACCTGCTGGTGAAAGTAAAAAATCATCGCAGAAGCGGCGAGCCATGGCATAAAATTAATGCGAGCACAAATTCGAGGAAATTGAACGGCGCGGACGAAAGCGATAACGTGTGCCTGCTGATGCCTGAGGAGAAGAAGACCGATTTCGAAGAATTTAATGCATCCCTGCCCCATGTCGATGGAGTGTCTTTATCAAGCGAAGATCAATGCGAAGAGGATTATGTTAGAATTCCAAAAAGCGAATATGAAGATATAAAGAATCGAGTTTCTGCAATCGAATCGCGTATTTCGCAGGAATTTAAGTCTATATACGACGAAAAGAACGATATAACTACACATTTGGTGAATAAAGTGCAAACAGCGTACGAGAAGACGCTAGAAGAGGCCAGTATCGAAAGTACCCTGACAAGCGATTATTTAGCGAAGAAACTGAGCAAGGAATTAAAGATCAGAAGGTCAGCAGAACAGAAGATAATAAGGTCCCCAAGTGCAAGAAAAATTGGAATATTAAGGAGACGTTCGCAAGAGAAGGTCGCAAG caAACGCGTTAGGCGAACTGCCTCGTGGCATATTTCACCAGACTTCAACTTACAACATCGCATTCAACTCGAAAGACAAGTAAATGTTTGTCCCGTAGAAAAGCAATCAATCTTTTCTAGCAAATATTTCGAGGAGCAGACCTACTCTGCAGAAAGGTATAATAATGTTACTCCCAATCAAATGAATGCGTTGATTTCACGTTCGGAACAACGTAAAATCTCAAACAACAGCAATGACATGAATCTTGGACTTAAAGATCCATGTTTAACGAATAATCGTACGAGCACATTTGTACGTAGAGCGTCATCTTTCCACGGAAAAGACTTTGTAGACAATTCGTCCTACTTTGATAAAAAACTCGATGACTCGAAGAAGAGCAACAGTTATCAGAATATAGCGTTAAATAATGATTACTCACAGAAGGATGACACCGTTTCCGAGTGCTTAAAAGAAGTATCTTGGAAGGATgcggataaatatttaaaatcagCGACTCGAACGAACACGCCAGTTCCGCAAACTGGTAGAGCGTCGGTCGCAAAACTTCGAGCACAGAATGCTGGTATGGTGCTAGCGCAAGCGAGATTGTTTGACGAATGTACAAGCAAGGCGTCCGAGTTTGCGCACGACAACGTATCGAGAAAGAAGCATTGTCGTGATAACGTGAATAAACGTTCACCGAATATAGCTAGAGAAATGGACGCGAACGGTGAACGCTTCAAGCAGTCTCACAAGCGAACGCAAGCCTCGCGAAAGCAATCCAATAAGGATCTGAAAAGTACAAATTGTCACGCAACGCTGTCTCCATCGCTACAAATGAAGACGCAGACAGCAGACGACGTGTCATTAAAACCACTTGAAGAACGAACGGATTACCGTTCCGCACAAAAATTGGAGTTACAAAATCGGAAGCTCTCGACCAAGGATCCAAGTTTACGTCAAACTTTCGCGAAAGACAGAGCGATCAATGTCACGGAGAGTCATCGGAAGGAAAATACTGTTGCGAAAACTTGGCCGCTAAAAGTGCCTATCAGCGCGATGCTGGAAAGTTCAAGCACGTCTCCTTACAAACCAGACGTCAGCAGAACGCCACACATCAAGCGACCGTTGACAGTAAAGACCCCAAAAAGTTCCAAGCTAGTGCGTAGACCACCGGTTGACACGCGTAGAACACCACTGAGAGCTACGGCGCAGTTGGGAACCCCGAAGCATCAAAGTCCTAAAAGTATCTTGAAAACGAGAAATCTCAGTATGCACACTTGA